In the genome of Populus trichocarpa isolate Nisqually-1 chromosome 6, P.trichocarpa_v4.1, whole genome shotgun sequence, one region contains:
- the LOC7491970 gene encoding protein FATTY ACID EXPORT 2, chloroplastic: protein MAEIAFLGGGGVVAASQSSLLLQPSKFGFHTLAPPSISLLRLHQPSTSLFSSPNPKLHTSIFAAKVVSSYSEATSSPSSTIITDNVDLSTEGIEIELDTGGGGSDGYKDISGGGGDGGGGGKNEGEGGSPDESGSEKKMALSMSQKLTLGYAALVGIGGAMGYMKSGSQKSLLAGGISASVLYYVYTQLPANPVYASSIGLGISAALMGVMGSRFLKSRKIFPAGVVSLVSFIMTGGYLHGILRSMH from the exons ATGGCCGAAATTGCGTTTTTAGGCGGTGGTGGTGTAGTTGCGGCATCCCAGTCTTCCCTTCTCCTCCAACCTTCCAAATTTGGATTCCATACACTCGCACCTCCATCAATATCCCTGCTCCGCCTTCACCAGCCCTCAACCTCACTCTTTTCTTCCCCCAATCCTAAGCTGCACACTTCCATTTTCGCTGCTAAAGTCGTCTCTTCTTATTCTGAAGCCACCTCGTCTCCCTCCAGTACTATCATAACTGATAACGTTGACCTGTCAACTGAAGGAATCGAGATCGAATTAGACACCGGAGGAGGAGGCAGCGACGGTTATAAAGATATTAGCGGCGGAGGCGGCgacggtggtggtggtggtaaaaACGAAGGAGAAGGAGGATCGCCAGACGAGAGTGGAAGTGAAAAGAAAATGGCTTTGTCCATGTCTCAAAAATTGACTCTTGGCTATGCTGCTCTTGTTGGAA TCGGTGGTGCTATGGGGTATATGAAGAGTGGTAGCCAGAAATCGCTGTTGGCAGGAGGAATTTCTGCCTCGGTTCTGTATTATGTTTATACACAGCTTCCTGCGAATCCGGTTTATGCATCATCAATAGGGCTTG GTATATCTGCTGCACTTATGGGAGTGATGGGCTCCCGTTTTTTGAAGTCCAGGAAGATTTTTCCTGCTGGTGTGGTGTCTCTTGTGTCATTCATAATGACTGGTGGCTACCTCCATGGAATCCTTCGGAGTATGCATTGA